A DNA window from Maribellus comscasis contains the following coding sequences:
- a CDS encoding TonB-dependent receptor, with product MKKNYEKKRTNRIPSSVLKLVLTMKLTLILICGFGLFSSLAENTYAQATKLSLNLKDASIKDVLLYIEDHSEFSFMYDNNEVDVNRKVNIKVKDETIGSIINQLFTNEPITTQTVGKHIIIIPQNRPAEKFANQQQQQKTVSGKITDSSGVPLPGVTVVVKGTTNGTVSDAGGNYSLSNISDDAILQFSFVGMRSKEMAVSGKSSIDIIMEEDAIGIEEVVAIGYGTMKKSDLTGAVASVSEEVLQSRPVSSFEDAIKGRTSGVQIRQTGGDLAGDFTISIRGIGSVTGSNNPLIVVDGVPLFSSSFSTINPKDIQSIDILKDASATAIYGARAANGVLIITTKKGQKGKTRLTFDADFGIEEITKNYDVMNTEQQRQLFLAAFTNSSRSTDVYDDPDNEIWQIDTDWQKLGTRTAFRQNYNLGFSGGTEKTDYSGSLSYLDREGTLLNTDLQSWSLRINVNSEINDWLKLSTNLTGSHQKQNVAQNDSWGSNGFRSFVYQHSYTEAYDENGELTAVNSTAAPYFGANENPLINLLLPTRERDLSRILGNAKLDITLKKGLILSGNFGSDILSGYNYTYLPVYSIGRYSRTEGSVTVGSYQQINWVGDLTLDYQTKIDNHEIKALAGFSAQQYIAKSSSTTGTGTIDNSLNQLSNQTDFSASSSDVTAGLLSTFVRLNYNFANKYLVTGTVRRDGSSKFGSDNRYGIFPSASFAWRISEESFFQSNKLIDDLKLRTSYGLTGNQNIGDFAFISKSESANYIFGNDTSVGNAASNIGTSDLKWEATVQFDAGIDISLFNGRIYSSLDYYNKKSKDLLVSVPLPMTSGVSEDLTVNLGSLKNSGFEFSINTKNIAQRQFSWTTNFNISYNKNKVLDIGTNSLGEPLEIQGTSISLSSQSPNLTRAGHVVGGFYMYQYIGNWQLGEEEEAAAWYSGAVPGDPKYADLNNNGELDEEDKAFVGSPHPKFFGGIDNTFSHKQFSLSFLIEFAGGYKLYNTARNLFSRGVPFVQNFAEVADFWTEDNPTNKNPRPSQGGTTTTLATMVSTRYLEDAAYLKLKNVRLSYDLPPRLLNQKIFSSARVTLTGTNIITLTNYLGLDPEASSQSSLLSAGMDFTPYPPTRLVSLAVQLTF from the coding sequence ATGAAAAAAAATTATGAAAAGAAGAGGACGAACAGAATTCCCTCTTCAGTTTTAAAACTCGTACTAACTATGAAACTAACGCTGATACTTATCTGCGGTTTTGGACTTTTCAGCAGTTTAGCAGAAAACACCTATGCACAGGCAACAAAACTTAGCCTGAACCTGAAAGACGCAAGCATTAAAGATGTACTATTGTATATTGAAGATCATTCCGAATTTTCGTTTATGTACGATAACAACGAAGTGGATGTCAACCGGAAAGTAAACATCAAAGTAAAAGATGAAACTATCGGCTCAATTATTAATCAGCTTTTTACCAATGAGCCTATCACAACGCAAACTGTTGGCAAACATATTATAATTATTCCTCAGAATCGTCCTGCTGAAAAATTTGCTAATCAACAGCAGCAACAAAAAACGGTGTCAGGAAAAATAACTGACTCTTCCGGAGTTCCTCTTCCTGGAGTAACAGTTGTTGTTAAAGGAACAACAAATGGTACTGTCTCCGATGCCGGTGGTAATTATTCGTTATCAAATATCTCCGATGATGCAATTTTGCAGTTTTCTTTTGTGGGGATGAGGAGCAAGGAAATGGCAGTTTCGGGAAAATCCTCTATAGATATTATTATGGAAGAAGATGCTATCGGAATTGAAGAAGTTGTTGCGATTGGATATGGAACGATGAAAAAGAGCGATCTGACAGGAGCTGTTGCTTCTGTATCAGAGGAAGTACTACAATCTCGCCCTGTTTCTTCTTTCGAAGATGCCATAAAAGGACGTACAAGCGGGGTACAAATCAGGCAAACAGGAGGTGACCTGGCAGGAGATTTTACCATATCAATTCGCGGCATAGGTTCGGTTACCGGGAGTAACAACCCGTTGATTGTAGTTGATGGAGTTCCTTTATTTAGTTCCAGTTTTTCTACGATTAACCCTAAAGATATTCAATCGATCGACATTTTAAAAGATGCGTCTGCAACCGCAATTTACGGGGCCAGAGCTGCCAACGGCGTTCTTATCATTACAACAAAGAAAGGGCAAAAAGGAAAAACTCGTTTAACGTTTGATGCTGACTTCGGGATTGAGGAAATTACAAAAAACTATGATGTTATGAATACCGAACAACAACGCCAGTTATTTTTAGCAGCTTTTACAAATTCCAGCCGTTCAACAGATGTTTACGACGATCCGGATAATGAAATCTGGCAAATTGATACCGATTGGCAGAAACTGGGAACGAGAACAGCTTTCAGGCAAAACTACAATTTAGGTTTTAGTGGCGGAACCGAAAAAACAGATTATTCAGGGTCCTTATCTTATCTAGACAGAGAAGGGACTTTACTTAATACCGATCTTCAGTCATGGTCCTTACGTATTAACGTCAACAGCGAAATTAATGATTGGTTAAAATTATCAACAAATCTTACAGGCAGCCATCAAAAACAAAATGTGGCACAAAACGATAGCTGGGGGTCGAATGGTTTTAGAAGTTTTGTTTACCAGCATTCATATACAGAAGCCTACGATGAAAATGGTGAATTAACTGCGGTCAATTCAACCGCTGCTCCGTATTTTGGTGCAAACGAAAATCCCTTAATTAATTTACTTCTGCCAACCAGGGAAAGGGATTTGTCCAGAATCTTAGGAAATGCAAAATTAGACATTACGTTAAAGAAAGGGCTTATCCTTTCAGGTAATTTTGGCAGTGATATCTTATCGGGATACAATTACACCTATCTTCCTGTTTATTCCATTGGAAGATATAGTCGAACAGAAGGCAGTGTTACGGTTGGCTCTTATCAGCAAATTAATTGGGTAGGTGATTTGACTTTAGATTATCAGACAAAAATCGACAACCATGAAATCAAAGCCCTTGCCGGATTCTCCGCCCAGCAATATATCGCCAAATCCAGCAGTACAACAGGTACCGGCACGATTGACAACAGTCTGAATCAGCTTTCGAACCAGACAGATTTTAGTGCAAGCAGTTCTGATGTAACGGCAGGGCTTCTGTCGACATTCGTACGCCTGAATTACAATTTTGCAAATAAATATTTAGTTACCGGTACCGTCAGGCGGGACGGTTCCTCAAAATTCGGCTCAGACAACCGCTATGGTATTTTCCCTTCAGCATCCTTTGCGTGGAGAATTTCAGAAGAAAGCTTTTTTCAGTCAAACAAACTTATTGATGACCTAAAACTTCGTACAAGCTACGGGCTTACCGGAAATCAAAACATTGGAGATTTTGCTTTCATAAGTAAGTCAGAATCTGCTAATTATATTTTCGGGAACGATACTTCTGTAGGTAATGCTGCTTCCAACATAGGAACATCGGATTTAAAATGGGAAGCAACTGTACAATTCGATGCGGGGATAGATATCTCATTATTTAATGGAAGAATCTACAGTTCATTGGATTATTATAATAAAAAATCAAAAGATCTTCTGGTTTCAGTGCCTCTTCCCATGACGTCAGGAGTAAGTGAGGATCTTACGGTAAACCTGGGCTCATTAAAAAATTCAGGTTTTGAATTTTCTATAAATACAAAGAACATTGCGCAACGACAATTCTCATGGACAACAAATTTCAATATTTCCTATAATAAAAACAAAGTACTCGATATCGGAACGAATTCTTTAGGAGAACCATTGGAGATACAAGGTACAAGTATTTCACTATCCAGCCAATCACCTAACCTGACAAGAGCAGGCCATGTTGTCGGAGGATTTTATATGTACCAATATATCGGCAACTGGCAATTAGGAGAAGAGGAAGAAGCTGCTGCCTGGTATAGTGGGGCAGTTCCCGGCGATCCCAAATATGCCGATTTAAACAATAACGGAGAATTGGACGAAGAGGATAAGGCTTTTGTTGGCAGCCCACATCCCAAATTCTTTGGAGGAATAGATAACACATTTTCCCACAAACAGTTCTCTTTGTCGTTTCTGATTGAATTTGCGGGGGGGTACAAATTGTACAATACAGCCCGGAACTTATTTTCAAGAGGCGTTCCCTTTGTACAGAATTTTGCAGAAGTAGCTGATTTCTGGACAGAAGACAACCCCACGAATAAAAATCCAAGACCATCGCAAGGAGGAACAACGACAACCCTGGCAACCATGGTATCAACACGTTATTTGGAAGATGCTGCTTATTTAAAATTAAAAAATGTAAGGCTCTCCTATGATTTGCCTCCTCGTTTGTTAAATCAAAAAATATTTAGCTCGGCGAGGGTAACATTAACAGGAACCAACATAATTACTCTCACGAATTATTTAGGACTTGATCCTGAAGCCTCAAGCCAGTCCAGCCTGCTATCTGCCGGAATGGATTTTACGCCTTATCCTCCCACAAGATTGGTATCATTAGCTGTTCAATTAACATTTTAA
- a CDS encoding RagB/SusD family nutrient uptake outer membrane protein, whose product MKNLKYIILSLGLILTIGCEDILEPSLNGQAALEDLISTEDGIITTITGAYEPLMSIYDSNLDFVVTMASDDGWTWRKETEADLYILDADASYIESIWSQSYTGITRANTVLSNIERVEDFSSTTMENAIKGQAKFLRALYYFNLARLMGGVPLIVEEIETREDAEQPRASISDVYTQIKTDLNDAIDLLPTVYTGETGMEVGRATSYAASALKAIVHLELEEYDEANELTAELLDKGNLLSDYAANFNGTQENGDQVFFETQFGGSISSTTTSKSDNYAPSDYNGLASPLPTDDNFNGEGGGLSSGDGFVQLFESGDLRKDVIIKTYGLANFIDASQPDGSLYFVNKYYNTSDSEGKSTWNFPLIRYAEILLVRAEILNELGYEADGEAFDLLNMTRTNAGLTALSSIDLPDQATFRTALRKEKRIELAFEAKRYFDLNRWGILQETIQNQMDYLNLTFPGEKLITHPLTGKDYFLFPIPSSEFVNNASLGEQNSGY is encoded by the coding sequence ATGAAGAATTTAAAATATATAATCCTGAGTTTAGGACTCATTTTAACTATCGGCTGTGAGGATATTCTCGAACCATCATTGAACGGACAAGCAGCCCTGGAAGATTTAATTTCTACCGAAGATGGAATTATCACAACGATTACAGGAGCTTATGAACCACTAATGAGTATTTATGACTCTAATCTGGATTTTGTAGTAACAATGGCAAGCGATGACGGCTGGACATGGCGAAAAGAAACAGAAGCAGATTTGTATATACTTGATGCAGATGCCAGTTATATCGAAAGTATTTGGTCGCAAAGCTATACAGGCATTACCCGTGCAAATACCGTTCTTAGTAACATCGAAAGGGTAGAAGATTTTTCAAGCACTACAATGGAAAATGCGATAAAAGGACAGGCAAAATTTCTGAGGGCTTTGTATTATTTTAACCTGGCAAGGCTGATGGGAGGAGTTCCGTTGATTGTGGAAGAAATTGAAACCCGGGAAGATGCAGAACAGCCCAGGGCATCAATTTCAGATGTATATACACAGATAAAAACAGACCTGAATGATGCTATCGATTTGCTACCAACAGTTTATACAGGCGAAACCGGAATGGAGGTAGGACGGGCAACCTCTTATGCAGCCAGCGCATTAAAAGCAATTGTCCACCTGGAACTGGAAGAATATGATGAAGCGAACGAATTAACGGCTGAATTATTGGATAAAGGAAATTTATTATCTGATTATGCCGCCAATTTTAACGGCACACAAGAGAATGGAGATCAGGTATTTTTTGAAACACAATTTGGAGGATCAATAAGTTCAACCACCACAAGTAAAAGCGATAATTACGCACCTTCTGACTATAATGGCTTAGCTTCGCCTTTACCAACCGATGATAATTTTAATGGAGAAGGAGGAGGACTATCTTCAGGTGATGGTTTTGTCCAGCTTTTCGAATCAGGGGATTTAAGGAAAGATGTCATCATTAAAACTTATGGGTTGGCTAATTTCATCGATGCTTCCCAGCCGGATGGGAGCCTCTATTTTGTTAATAAATATTATAATACAAGTGACTCTGAAGGAAAAAGCACATGGAATTTTCCGTTGATTCGCTATGCAGAGATACTATTAGTACGGGCAGAAATATTAAATGAGTTGGGTTATGAAGCCGACGGGGAGGCTTTTGATTTGTTAAATATGACACGAACCAATGCAGGGCTAACTGCTCTCTCATCTATTGATTTACCTGATCAGGCAACTTTCCGGACTGCTTTGAGAAAAGAAAAAAGGATAGAACTGGCTTTCGAAGCAAAAAGGTACTTTGATTTGAACCGCTGGGGAATCCTTCAGGAAACAATCCAAAACCAAATGGACTATTTAAATCTTACATTTCCGGGTGAAAAACTAATTACCCATCCTTTAACCGGAAAAGATTATTTTTTGTTTCCTATCCCAAGTTCTGAATTTGTAAATAATGCGAGTTTAGGGGAACAAAATTCGGGGTATTAA
- a CDS encoding FecR family protein, with protein sequence MEQNTPWHIIDKYFKNQTTPEEIAELNSWIKEDKANEKLMSEAFNVYTVTNPIQQPLRPDMGKAWQKINQKISPPNKPVIQLFTKIKYVAAIAILLVAFSVFWFILNLGKDQLLQQYTEIVTPLGQKSMIVLPDSSFVWLNSGSSLKYKGNFNLNEREVILNGEAYFEVHKNKSKKFRVKTGILNVVVYGTAFNIKNNPDDSFQEITVSEGKVGISDKTGELKQLIKGDQATLNKKSNKIEFTHNSPEVVCAWKNNELIFDNTPLEEAIKYLERWYGVNIAIDKKMKGKHNYTFRIKTESLREMLEMMKIMTPLEYEINGKDVKIFYMN encoded by the coding sequence ATGGAGCAAAATACGCCTTGGCATATCATCGATAAATATTTCAAAAATCAGACAACACCGGAGGAAATAGCTGAATTAAACTCCTGGATAAAAGAAGATAAAGCAAACGAAAAGCTGATGTCCGAGGCATTTAATGTTTATACCGTTACGAATCCTATACAACAGCCGTTAAGACCGGACATGGGAAAAGCCTGGCAAAAAATTAACCAGAAAATTTCGCCCCCAAATAAACCGGTAATACAACTCTTTACAAAAATAAAATATGTCGCTGCAATTGCTATTTTGCTCGTTGCTTTCTCCGTTTTTTGGTTTATACTCAATCTGGGAAAGGATCAGTTATTGCAACAATATACAGAAATAGTTACACCTCTGGGTCAAAAGTCAATGATCGTTTTACCCGATAGTTCATTCGTTTGGTTGAATTCCGGTTCATCCTTGAAGTATAAAGGAAATTTTAATTTAAACGAGCGCGAAGTAATATTAAACGGAGAAGCGTATTTTGAAGTACATAAAAACAAGTCAAAAAAATTCAGGGTTAAAACCGGAATTCTTAATGTAGTGGTCTACGGCACAGCATTTAACATAAAAAACAACCCCGACGATAGTTTTCAGGAAATTACGGTTTCGGAGGGAAAAGTGGGTATATCTGATAAAACAGGTGAATTAAAGCAGCTAATAAAGGGCGACCAGGCCACCCTCAACAAAAAATCAAATAAAATTGAGTTTACCCATAACTCCCCGGAAGTGGTATGTGCGTGGAAAAACAACGAACTGATTTTTGACAACACGCCGTTGGAAGAAGCGATAAAATACTTAGAACGCTGGTATGGCGTAAATATCGCTATCGACAAAAAAATGAAAGGAAAACACAATTATACTTTCAGAATAAAAACTGAATCATTACGCGAAATGCTTGAAATGATGAAGATAATGACTCCTCTTGAATATGAAATTAATGGGAAAGATGTAAAAATATTTTATATGAACTAA
- a CDS encoding chloride channel protein, whose product MNIIVRFHKWRLRNMSERGFITALSILVGLLAGFAAVVIKNMVRLTQEAVNKLIASEVHNYIYFALPIVGIFITVIIVRFVIRREVRHGIPTVLYGISKKNGRISNHNLFSSVVASSLTVGFGGSVGLEGPTVATGAAWGSWLSRAFRLNYKNTILMLACACAGAMAAIFKAPIAAIVFAVEVIMIDLTVFSLVPLLLSSATAVVTSYFFLGQNVLYPFEVNVAFELADLPYYIVLGIIAGFVSVYFIKMYTFFGKIFDKMENKWFRLLLGGAGLGLLIFLFPSLFGEGYEAINSCLAGDLEYLFNNSLFYGLSEELWAALVLLTIVVLLKIVATSLTFGAGGVGGIFAPTLFMGVNTGMLFAQLINLSGIRQINSNNFALIGMAGLIAGVLHAPLTGIFLIGDISGGYKLFVPLMITATFAYIIVRTFTPNSVYHIQLAQRKELLTHDKDANVLQMLKVRKLIETDFEKLTPDATLGDLTKAISRNHRNLFPVVDEEGNMVGMLKMDDVRDMIFNHELYDKVKISELMYMPEYHIDPNDSMDVVANKFESSGRYNLAVIENGKYLGFISRARVFTNYRKQIKDVSHI is encoded by the coding sequence ATGAACATAATAGTTCGATTTCATAAGTGGCGGCTAAGAAATATGAGTGAACGTGGATTTATAACCGCGTTGAGTATTTTGGTTGGTTTGCTGGCAGGATTCGCTGCAGTTGTTATCAAGAACATGGTCAGACTTACTCAGGAAGCTGTAAATAAGCTTATTGCCAGTGAAGTACATAATTATATCTACTTTGCACTTCCCATTGTTGGTATTTTTATAACCGTTATAATTGTGCGGTTTGTAATTCGAAGGGAAGTTCGCCATGGTATTCCAACTGTTCTTTATGGTATCTCAAAAAAGAACGGGAGAATAAGTAATCACAATTTATTTTCATCGGTTGTTGCCAGTTCTTTAACAGTTGGCTTTGGAGGTTCTGTTGGGTTGGAAGGGCCTACTGTTGCTACCGGAGCTGCCTGGGGATCATGGTTATCCCGAGCTTTCAGACTAAACTACAAAAACACAATTCTGATGCTGGCATGTGCCTGCGCAGGAGCTATGGCAGCCATTTTTAAAGCGCCTATTGCTGCAATTGTATTTGCTGTAGAAGTTATTATGATCGACTTAACTGTTTTTTCCCTTGTTCCTTTGTTGCTTTCATCGGCTACTGCGGTGGTTACTTCTTACTTTTTCCTGGGACAGAATGTACTTTATCCTTTTGAAGTAAATGTCGCCTTTGAACTTGCCGACCTGCCATACTATATCGTTTTAGGAATTATAGCAGGATTTGTTTCTGTTTACTTTATTAAAATGTACACCTTTTTTGGGAAGATTTTTGATAAGATGGAAAACAAATGGTTTCGTTTACTACTTGGAGGAGCTGGTCTGGGACTGCTGATATTTTTGTTTCCTTCTCTTTTCGGAGAAGGTTACGAGGCCATAAACTCTTGTTTGGCGGGAGACTTGGAATATTTGTTTAATAACAGCTTGTTTTACGGCTTAAGTGAAGAATTATGGGCGGCACTTGTGCTGTTAACAATAGTTGTTTTATTGAAGATTGTGGCTACTTCGTTAACCTTTGGAGCGGGAGGAGTAGGAGGTATTTTTGCTCCAACACTGTTTATGGGAGTAAATACAGGAATGTTATTTGCGCAATTGATCAACCTTTCAGGTATTCGGCAAATAAATTCAAACAATTTTGCGCTGATTGGTATGGCAGGACTAATTGCCGGGGTGCTGCACGCGCCTTTAACCGGCATTTTTTTAATTGGTGATATTTCCGGTGGTTATAAACTGTTTGTCCCGCTTATGATTACAGCTACTTTTGCATACATCATTGTCCGGACTTTTACTCCAAATTCAGTATATCACATCCAGTTGGCCCAACGAAAAGAGTTATTAACCCACGATAAAGACGCAAACGTGCTGCAAATGTTAAAAGTCAGAAAGCTTATAGAAACTGATTTTGAAAAACTTACTCCCGATGCTACTCTGGGCGACTTAACTAAAGCAATTTCCCGTAATCACCGAAATTTATTCCCCGTGGTTGACGAGGAAGGAAATATGGTTGGGATGCTAAAAATGGATGATGTCAGAGATATGATATTTAATCATGAATTATATGACAAGGTAAAAATAAGTGAATTGATGTACATGCCTGAATACCATATCGATCCCAATGATAGTATGGATGTGGTTGCCAATAAATTTGAATCTTCCGGCAGATATAATCTGGCGGTGATTGAAAATGGTAAATATTTGGGATTTATATCCAGGGCCAGGGTTTTTACCAATTATCGCAAACAGATTAAAGATGTATCGCATATTTAA
- a CDS encoding TIGR01777 family oxidoreductase yields the protein MNTGTIKKNQKIKITGAGGYLGNLISEEFVKAGYKVSGINRNLLYGDSDLLKNELKGADAIINLAGAPILQRWTNKNKGTIYTSRITTTQKLVKAIHLLLPHQRPKKVISASAIGIYKTGEYHDENSNRFDSGFVGKVVLDWENALEELPENIQKNVFRIGLVLGKKAKTIQYLLLPFKLGLGATIGNGKQAFPFIHEKDVAKAFLWAAEKYQTTATFNLTAPKEITNKEFTKAFAKSLNRPAFLFIPGLIFRLLYGDAAKLITESPAVSSKKLLESGFHFKYPDIDSALKQITS from the coding sequence ATGAATACCGGTACAATCAAAAAGAATCAAAAAATAAAGATTACAGGAGCGGGCGGATATTTAGGCAATTTAATTTCGGAAGAATTTGTTAAGGCAGGATATAAAGTTTCCGGAATAAACCGTAACCTTTTATATGGCGATAGCGACCTGTTAAAAAACGAACTAAAAGGAGCAGATGCGATAATTAACCTTGCCGGCGCTCCAATTCTTCAGCGGTGGACAAATAAAAACAAAGGTACCATTTATACCAGCCGGATAACTACAACGCAAAAGCTGGTAAAAGCTATTCATTTGCTGCTGCCCCACCAACGCCCAAAAAAAGTAATTTCAGCTTCTGCAATCGGAATCTATAAAACAGGTGAATACCACGATGAAAACAGTAATCGATTTGATTCAGGATTTGTTGGTAAAGTGGTACTTGATTGGGAAAATGCACTTGAAGAGCTACCTGAAAATATTCAAAAAAACGTTTTCAGAATTGGATTAGTTTTAGGGAAAAAAGCAAAAACAATTCAATACTTACTACTTCCATTTAAATTGGGCCTTGGAGCAACGATTGGAAATGGGAAACAAGCGTTTCCATTTATCCATGAAAAGGATGTCGCGAAAGCATTTTTGTGGGCTGCGGAAAAATATCAAACTACAGCAACCTTCAATCTGACAGCACCAAAAGAAATAACAAACAAAGAATTTACCAAAGCATTCGCAAAGAGCTTAAACCGACCTGCTTTCTTGTTTATTCCGGGACTTATTTTCAGATTATTGTATGGAGATGCGGCAAAATTAATTACTGAATCCCCTGCCGTTTCATCAAAAAAGCTATTGGAATCAGGATTTCATTTTAAATACCCCGACATCGATTCGGCTTTAAAACAGATAACTTCCTAG
- a CDS encoding RNA polymerase sigma-70 factor, with translation MEKNYEELFIFNRMAQGDKDAFRFFFEKYYAELCTMINFYIQNPEISEEIAQDIYVHFWEKRKNIEISTSVKSYLLKASKNKGLNYLRNERTKLNIHEKLGKVAENNFDEISEDSIDAGWLQDVITRSIDSLPPKCREIFIMAKEKELSYKEIAEQLGISVKTVENQMGKALKNLREILRPYYNEIFVFFFVLLFNLSKV, from the coding sequence ATGGAAAAGAATTATGAAGAGCTGTTTATTTTTAACCGCATGGCCCAGGGGGATAAAGACGCTTTTCGTTTCTTCTTTGAAAAATACTATGCTGAGCTTTGTACCATGATAAATTTCTATATTCAAAACCCTGAAATATCAGAAGAAATTGCGCAGGACATTTATGTTCATTTCTGGGAAAAAAGAAAAAATATCGAAATCAGCACATCGGTAAAATCATACCTATTAAAGGCAAGTAAAAACAAAGGGCTTAATTATTTGCGCAATGAAAGAACCAAGTTAAATATCCACGAAAAGCTGGGAAAGGTTGCCGAAAATAATTTTGACGAAATATCAGAAGACAGTATCGATGCCGGTTGGCTTCAGGATGTAATAACAAGGTCAATCGATAGTTTACCTCCAAAATGCCGCGAAATATTTATTATGGCCAAAGAAAAAGAACTTTCATACAAAGAAATTGCGGAACAGCTGGGTATTTCGGTCAAAACTGTTGAAAACCAGATGGGAAAGGCACTAAAAAACCTTCGGGAAATACTTCGCCCTTACTACAACGAGATATTTGTTTTTTTCTTTGTTTTGCTATTCAACCTTTCTAAAGTATAA